One window of Rickettsiales bacterium genomic DNA carries:
- a CDS encoding helix-turn-helix transcriptional regulator: protein MSGIGENLRKRARELGWSDAEVARQVGISQQRYSRYVKDDREPDFATLRRICEVLELTFDEAFAQD from the coding sequence ATGAGTGGTATTGGGGAAAATTTGCGCAAGCGGGCGCGTGAGTTGGGATGGAGCGATGCGGAAGTGGCGCGTCAAGTGGGTATTAGCCAGCAGCGATATAGTCGCTATGTGAAGGATGACCGCGAACCCGATTTCGCCACGTTACGCCGCATTTGCGAAGTGCTAGAACTCACCTTCGACGAAGCCTTCGCGCAGGATTAG
- a CDS encoding helix-turn-helix transcriptional regulator, which translates to MDINNKIELRKMRRTIGRQLLRERQRQKLSLHTLAQQCGFGINRLDEIELGKRTVTLEQLALLATHMNIPLYQLLPSTGRNH; encoded by the coding sequence ATGGATATAAACAACAAAATTGAACTCCGCAAAATGCGTCGCACGATTGGCCGTCAGTTGCTGCGAGAGCGCCAACGCCAAAAATTATCACTCCACACACTGGCACAGCAATGCGGTTTCGGCATCAACAGGCTAGATGAGATCGAATTAGGCAAACGAACGGTCACGCTCGAACAACTGGCCTTGCTGGCCACCCATATGAACATACCACTCTATCAACTACTGCCCTCAACGGGCCGTAACCACTAG
- the ettA gene encoding energy-dependent translational throttle protein EttA has translation MSEKFIYHMHDLKKTYTGGKEVLKGIYLSFYPGAKIGLLGPNGAGKSTLLKIMAGVDTDYVGEAWAAEGTKIGYLEQEPHLDESKTVMENILLGLAEKKALVDRYNEIMMDYTDEVADEASDLQDKIDAANAWDLEREAEVAMDALRTPPGDSEVAQLSGGEKRRVALCKLLLEKPDMLLLDEPTNHLDAESVAWLEHFLEQYEGTVVMITHDRYFLDNVTGWILELDRGQGIPYEGNYSTYLEAKAKRVAQEEREDGNKQKKIEEELEWVRSSPKARQTKSKARLKSFDELVRNAAEKRSGNAQIIIPAAERLGQNVINVEGVSKAFGDRLLIDDLSFDIPPGAIVGVIGPNGAGKTTLFKMITEQEKPDSGAVTIGESVQLGYIDQSRDSLDGSKTVFEEISGGTDMIYLGKTEMKSRAYCSAFNFKGSDQQKKVGQISGGERNRVHLAKMLKAGNNVIMLDEPTNDLDVETLRALEDALLEFAGCAIVISHDRWFLDRIATHILAFEGDSHVEWFEGNFADYEADYERRYGHKFEPRAIKFKPLARKAG, from the coding sequence ATGAGCGAAAAATTTATCTATCACATGCATGACCTTAAGAAAACCTACACCGGTGGTAAGGAAGTACTTAAGGGGATTTATCTTAGCTTTTACCCGGGCGCGAAAATTGGTCTGCTGGGTCCTAATGGTGCGGGTAAATCAACCCTCCTCAAAATTATGGCTGGCGTGGATACAGATTATGTCGGTGAAGCATGGGCCGCTGAAGGCACCAAGATCGGTTATTTAGAGCAAGAGCCACATCTGGACGAATCTAAAACCGTGATGGAAAATATCCTGCTGGGCTTGGCTGAAAAGAAAGCCCTTGTTGATCGTTATAACGAGATCATGATGGACTATACCGATGAGGTGGCCGATGAAGCCTCTGACCTTCAAGATAAAATCGATGCGGCGAATGCTTGGGATTTAGAGCGCGAAGCCGAAGTGGCGATGGATGCGCTTCGCACGCCTCCCGGTGATTCTGAAGTCGCTCAACTTTCCGGGGGTGAGAAGCGTCGTGTGGCACTTTGTAAGCTCCTCCTAGAGAAGCCCGATATGCTATTGCTCGATGAGCCAACCAACCATTTGGATGCCGAATCCGTCGCATGGCTTGAGCATTTTCTTGAGCAGTATGAGGGCACCGTCGTGATGATTACCCATGATCGTTACTTCCTCGATAATGTAACGGGCTGGATTTTGGAGCTCGATCGCGGGCAGGGCATCCCTTACGAGGGTAACTATTCGACCTATCTCGAAGCGAAAGCCAAGCGTGTTGCGCAAGAAGAGCGCGAAGATGGCAATAAGCAAAAGAAAATCGAAGAAGAGTTGGAGTGGGTGCGTAGTTCACCGAAAGCGCGTCAAACGAAGTCAAAAGCGCGTCTTAAAAGCTTTGATGAATTGGTGCGTAATGCCGCTGAAAAACGCAGCGGGAATGCGCAAATCATCATCCCTGCTGCCGAACGTTTGGGGCAAAATGTGATCAATGTCGAAGGGGTGAGCAAAGCCTTTGGCGACCGTTTGCTGATCGATGATCTCAGCTTCGATATCCCGCCCGGGGCGATTGTCGGTGTCATCGGGCCAAACGGTGCCGGTAAAACGACCTTGTTTAAAATGATCACCGAACAAGAAAAACCCGATTCTGGAGCCGTCACCATTGGTGAATCCGTACAGCTTGGTTATATCGACCAATCACGTGATTCACTCGATGGTTCGAAAACCGTATTTGAAGAAATTTCTGGCGGCACGGACATGATCTATCTCGGAAAAACTGAGATGAAATCCCGCGCCTATTGCTCAGCCTTTAACTTCAAAGGCTCCGATCAACAAAAGAAAGTCGGACAAATCTCCGGCGGTGAACGTAACCGTGTGCATTTAGCCAAAATGCTCAAAGCCGGCAATAATGTCATCATGCTCGATGAGCCGACCAACGATTTGGATGTTGAAACCCTCCGTGCACTCGAAGATGCCTTACTAGAATTTGCTGGTTGCGCGATTGTTATCTCGCATGATCGCTGGTTCTTGGATCGTATTGCTACCCATATTCTCGCTTTTGAAGGCGATAGTCATGTGGAATGGTTTGAAGGGAACTTCGCCGATTACGAAGCCGACTATGAGCGTCGCTACGGCCATAAATTTGAGCCACGTGCCATCAAGTTCAAGCCATTGGCTCGCAAAGCGGGCTAG
- a CDS encoding ClpXP protease specificity-enhancing factor SspB, whose protein sequence is MNDMDMEDDILIDYPTMIDDAMRSVVKQALRQVEAEGELPGEHHFFITFDTNYEGSELSLTLKKKYPNEMTIVLQHQFWDLIVTDEQFSITLSFNKRPEKLVVPFAAMTAFADPSIKFGLQFHLVDDDFDFDDEDAELPLVDGDPVNDASSSKKSKDKRPVAEVISIDTFRK, encoded by the coding sequence ATGAATGACATGGATATGGAAGACGACATCTTAATCGACTACCCGACAATGATTGACGATGCTATGCGTAGCGTGGTTAAGCAAGCGTTACGTCAGGTTGAAGCCGAAGGCGAATTGCCCGGCGAGCATCATTTCTTCATTACGTTCGATACGAATTATGAAGGCTCGGAACTCTCTTTGACCCTGAAGAAGAAATATCCGAATGAGATGACCATCGTGCTACAGCATCAATTTTGGGATCTTATCGTGACGGATGAGCAATTCTCTATCACGCTCAGCTTTAATAAACGCCCCGAAAAACTGGTCGTGCCTTTCGCAGCGATGACGGCTTTTGCCGATCCATCGATCAAGTTCGGCCTTCAATTCCACCTTGTGGATGATGATTTCGACTTTGATGATGAAGATGCCGAACTCCCGCTCGTCGATGGTGATCCCGTCAATGATGCGAGCAGCAGCAAGAAAAGCAAAGATAAGCGCCCGGTAGCTGAAGTGATCAGCATCGATACCTTCCGTAAGTAA
- a CDS encoding nucleoside deaminase, with translation MQQALDLAKKAAQKGEVPVGAVIVKDGKVIAAAHNLTETNNDPCAHAELLAIRAACDRLESTRLPDCDLYVTLEPCAMCAAAISFGRIRRLYFGAYDPKGGGVEHGGRFYQQSTCHHAPEVVGGMMESDCALALKEFFSDKR, from the coding sequence ATGCAGCAAGCGTTAGACCTTGCAAAGAAAGCGGCTCAAAAGGGCGAAGTGCCTGTGGGCGCGGTTATCGTCAAAGATGGCAAAGTGATCGCCGCAGCGCATAACCTGACCGAAACGAATAACGACCCTTGCGCGCATGCTGAATTATTAGCCATCCGCGCTGCCTGTGATCGCCTTGAATCCACCCGCCTGCCCGATTGCGATCTATACGTGACGTTAGAACCTTGCGCCATGTGCGCGGCAGCCATTAGCTTTGGGCGTATCCGTCGACTCTATTTTGGCGCTTACGATCCTAAGGGCGGCGGCGTTGAGCATGGGGGACGCTTCTACCAACAATCGACCTGCCATCACGCACCCGAAGTGGTGGGCGGCATGATGGAATCAGATTGTGCACTTGCATTGAAAGAGTTTTTTTCCGATAAACGATAG
- a CDS encoding GNAT family N-acetyltransferase gives MKNLIYRPAEQADLSELREFSIRTMVEKFGHIYQKEDLDQHLAEDYSPEYHQQAFKNSNLLLVTDKSKIIGYAKWGEMGLPLEKPITPCGEVHRLYVDDAYRGQKIGHTLMQHMMEDMAEKKAIYLSVFSENKGAHRFYHRYGFSKKGEYKYMVGSHADHEFIYGLER, from the coding sequence ATGAAAAACCTTATTTATCGTCCTGCCGAGCAAGCAGATCTTTCGGAACTTCGTGAATTTTCCATCCGCACGATGGTTGAAAAGTTTGGGCATATTTACCAAAAGGAAGATTTGGACCAGCATTTAGCAGAGGATTACTCTCCAGAGTATCACCAACAAGCCTTCAAGAATTCGAACCTCTTACTCGTAACGGATAAAAGTAAAATCATCGGTTATGCTAAATGGGGAGAGATGGGTTTGCCGCTCGAAAAACCGATCACTCCTTGCGGCGAGGTACACCGGCTTTATGTCGATGATGCTTATCGCGGACAAAAAATCGGCCATACGCTCATGCAACATATGATGGAGGATATGGCTGAGAAAAAGGCGATTTACCTCAGCGTATTTTCAGAGAATAAAGGCGCACATCGCTTCTACCACCGCTACGGATTCAGCAAAAAAGGCGAATATAAATACATGGTCGGCAGCCATGCAGATCATGAGTTTATTTACGGACTAGAACGCTAG
- the smpB gene encoding SsrA-binding protein SmpB, with product MTSKKTSKNTLISHGVVANNKRARYDYEITDEVEAGLILTGTEVKSMRNGKAQINEAYVGEKDGGLWLLGGAIAQYPGGNRENHEEKRPRKCLLHKKQEKKLMGEIAKKGITLVPMKLYFNERGLAKLLIGLGKGKKEFEKRATIKKRDWDKQKSRIMKDHG from the coding sequence ATGACTTCTAAAAAAACCAGTAAAAACACCCTCATCTCACATGGGGTCGTCGCGAATAACAAACGCGCGCGCTATGATTATGAGATCACGGATGAGGTCGAAGCAGGGTTGATTCTCACCGGAACCGAAGTGAAGTCGATGCGCAATGGTAAGGCGCAAATCAATGAAGCTTATGTGGGTGAGAAGGATGGCGGGCTATGGTTGCTCGGCGGTGCTATTGCACAATATCCTGGAGGAAATCGCGAAAACCACGAAGAGAAACGCCCGCGTAAATGTCTGCTGCATAAGAAGCAGGAAAAGAAGCTGATGGGCGAAATTGCCAAAAAAGGAATCACCCTTGTTCCGATGAAGCTTTACTTTAACGAGCGTGGATTAGCGAAACTTCTCATTGGCTTAGGTAAGGGTAAGAAGGAATTTGAAAAACGTGCGACCATCAAAAAGCGTGATTGGGATAAACAAAAATCCCGCATCATGAAAGATCATGGCTAG
- the dapA gene encoding 4-hydroxy-tetrahydrodipicolinate synthase — protein sequence MEKFHGIITALVTPFRQGAVDDAALEALINWQIAEGVHGLVPCGTTGECATLTHEEHTHVVKRTVEIAAGRVPIIAGAGSNSTDEAILLAQAAQASGAQAILSVAPYYNKPSQDGIFAHFEAIHNACDLPIILYNIPGRSVIDMGDALIARLAELPRIIGLKDATGDLSRVSTLRSLAGNDFIQLSGEDMTAIGFNAMGGVGCISVTSNVMPAALVKIQELAARGDFQAALALHDGMVDLHEAMFCTSSPAPAKYALAHLGKCSPEVRLPIVPVDEAAKRQIDAALAGLNLI from the coding sequence ATGGAAAAATTTCACGGAATTATCACAGCGCTTGTCACCCCGTTTCGTCAGGGTGCGGTGGATGATGCTGCATTGGAAGCGCTCATTAACTGGCAAATTGCCGAAGGCGTACATGGCTTGGTTCCTTGTGGCACGACTGGCGAGTGTGCGACGCTTACCCATGAAGAACATACGCATGTGGTGAAGCGCACGGTCGAAATCGCCGCCGGGCGCGTGCCGATTATTGCCGGTGCAGGTTCAAACTCGACAGATGAGGCGATCTTATTAGCGCAAGCCGCCCAAGCTAGCGGTGCGCAGGCTATTTTATCGGTGGCACCTTACTATAATAAACCGTCGCAGGATGGAATTTTTGCGCATTTCGAGGCGATCCATAATGCCTGTGATTTGCCGATCATCCTTTATAACATCCCCGGTCGTAGCGTGATTGATATGGGCGATGCGCTGATTGCACGCCTTGCGGAACTTCCTCGTATTATCGGCCTTAAAGATGCGACCGGCGATTTATCGCGCGTCAGCACGTTACGCTCCTTAGCGGGGAACGATTTTATCCAACTCTCAGGCGAAGATATGACCGCTATCGGTTTTAATGCGATGGGCGGTGTCGGCTGTATCTCGGTGACCTCTAATGTTATGCCGGCAGCGCTGGTAAAAATTCAGGAACTGGCAGCACGGGGTGATTTTCAGGCCGCTCTTGCGTTGCATGATGGTATGGTTGATTTGCATGAAGCGATGTTCTGCACGTCCTCTCCAGCTCCTGCGAAATATGCATTAGCGCATTTGGGTAAATGCTCGCCGGAGGTTCGCCTTCCGATCGTGCCGGTCGATGAAGCCGCAAAACGGCAAATTGACGCAGCGCTTGCCGGTTTAAATCTGATATAA
- a CDS encoding DUF692 family protein, with amino-acid sequence MTQTLPHLGYGLGLRSQHWDDVLNDKSKKVEWFEVISENFMTNYGYAREVLGKIRQDYPVVMHGVSLSIGSSDPVNETYLTHLKALADWLEPAWISDHVCWTGNAHINTHDLLPVPYTEDALKQMVEKVGQVQEFLGRRILLENPSNYMEFAANTLSEWEFIAELLKQADCMLLLDINNVYVTCYNHRLDPKVYIDAIPAERIGQIHLAGHENHGTHLIDTHDAPVNDEVLALYAYAMRTKGMKSTMIEWDSNIPDFSAMLAELDKVKQFAETENLPNFAQQRPVLTGEHNQSYEILMDTFQACILERAEPSDWVREKDEFPAKAQMNVYQLAYRKRLFDTIVQDYPQTREEMGEEAFDILVRTYIERNPSQFYALEPYIRNFVPFLKEQAADYAATAALEVLTGSLQEYPQPEALSLEALGQTPPDQFLHLNLSLTPAAKLLPNFALICQKLEVFRQPLEGNDYHVLKAIHETETLEAALQRLYEHDICTAENVLPTLQQALVDFVPKGFFIQN; translated from the coding sequence ATGACTCAAACACTCCCACATCTTGGATATGGCCTCGGATTGCGCTCGCAGCACTGGGATGACGTGCTCAATGATAAGTCCAAGAAAGTCGAATGGTTCGAGGTTATTTCTGAGAATTTCATGACCAATTACGGTTATGCGCGCGAAGTGCTGGGTAAAATTCGCCAAGATTACCCGGTGGTCATGCATGGCGTGTCGCTCTCTATCGGCAGTAGCGATCCGGTGAATGAAACATACCTCACCCATCTTAAAGCGCTGGCCGACTGGCTAGAACCTGCCTGGATATCCGACCATGTCTGCTGGACGGGTAATGCGCATATCAACACACATGACCTGCTGCCGGTGCCTTATACCGAAGATGCGCTCAAGCAGATGGTTGAGAAAGTCGGGCAGGTGCAAGAGTTTCTAGGTCGACGTATTTTGCTGGAAAATCCTTCCAACTATATGGAATTCGCTGCCAATACCCTGTCCGAATGGGAATTCATTGCGGAACTGCTCAAGCAAGCCGATTGCATGCTGTTGCTAGATATTAACAACGTCTATGTCACCTGCTACAATCACCGGCTTGATCCGAAAGTCTATATTGATGCGATACCGGCGGAGCGTATCGGTCAGATCCATCTGGCCGGGCATGAAAACCACGGCACCCACCTCATCGATACGCATGATGCGCCTGTGAATGACGAAGTGCTGGCGCTTTATGCCTATGCCATGCGTACCAAAGGCATGAAAAGCACGATGATCGAGTGGGATTCGAACATCCCAGACTTCTCAGCAATGCTGGCCGAATTAGACAAAGTGAAGCAGTTTGCTGAAACCGAGAATCTCCCCAATTTCGCACAACAGCGCCCCGTGCTCACCGGCGAGCATAACCAGTCTTACGAAATACTCATGGATACTTTCCAGGCCTGCATATTAGAACGTGCAGAGCCAAGTGATTGGGTGCGCGAAAAAGACGAATTCCCCGCCAAAGCCCAAATGAATGTCTACCAGCTGGCGTACCGAAAGCGCCTGTTCGATACGATTGTGCAAGATTATCCGCAAACCCGTGAGGAAATGGGAGAGGAAGCCTTCGACATCCTCGTCAGAACCTATATTGAGCGCAACCCTTCGCAATTCTATGCCTTGGAGCCCTACATCCGTAACTTCGTGCCATTCCTAAAAGAACAGGCGGCAGACTATGCTGCCACCGCAGCGCTGGAGGTGCTGACTGGCTCGCTTCAAGAATATCCGCAACCCGAAGCACTGAGCCTAGAGGCCCTAGGCCAAACACCCCCAGACCAATTCCTGCATTTAAATCTGAGTCTCACTCCCGCTGCCAAACTCTTGCCAAATTTCGCACTTATATGCCAAAAACTAGAGGTGTTCCGCCAGCCATTAGAGGGTAACGACTATCACGTGCTTAAAGCCATCCACGAAACCGAAACGCTAGAAGCCGCCCTGCAGCGCTTGTACGAACACGATATCTGCACCGCTGAAAACGTACTACCAACCCTCCAACAAGCCCTAGTCGATTTCGTACCCAAGGGATTCTTTATACAAAACTAA
- a CDS encoding DUF2282 domain-containing protein encodes MTKTKLIIPAVALAAVVGAVTLGANDVQAAKPGMEKCYGAVKAGKNDCGNVSGTHGCAGQAAADGAWDEWVYLPEGSCDKLAGATTEPKKG; translated from the coding sequence ATGACTAAAACAAAATTGATTATCCCTGCTGTTGCTCTTGCTGCCGTTGTTGGCGCTGTTACATTGGGCGCTAACGACGTTCAAGCCGCTAAACCTGGTATGGAAAAATGCTACGGTGCTGTTAAAGCCGGTAAAAACGATTGTGGTAACGTATCGGGTACACATGGTTGCGCCGGTCAAGCTGCCGCCGATGGTGCATGGGACGAGTGGGTATACCTACCTGAAGGCTCTTGCGATAAACTCGCCGGTGCGACGACTGAGCCGAAAAAAGGCTAA
- a CDS encoding NrsF family protein, whose product MSHEALIANLVEDATPVVPLNLFRRCFWMVTALTTYILLTVAYFGFRRDWADQMIEGAAYPSEMLITLILAFGAAIAALRLSVPRERKSSLSLLMLILPIAIGAVIWLLGQVSVESFSASIQSPSHFYITLGVLAGAVPVALLLFWLLRQGSPTQLGWAGSMVLLSASAVGHLLMRTIGQADNFADVLVWCYSPILFCGLVGVFIGKKALRW is encoded by the coding sequence ATGAGTCACGAAGCCCTCATAGCCAATTTGGTAGAAGACGCGACGCCCGTCGTGCCGCTTAACCTGTTCAGGCGTTGCTTTTGGATGGTGACGGCTCTGACGACTTACATCCTGTTGACGGTGGCGTATTTTGGTTTCCGTCGTGATTGGGCCGATCAGATGATAGAAGGGGCTGCCTACCCATCAGAAATGCTGATCACGCTGATATTGGCCTTTGGTGCCGCGATTGCTGCTTTGCGCCTTTCCGTCCCGCGCGAAAGGAAATCTTCTTTAAGCCTGTTGATGTTGATTCTTCCGATTGCGATAGGCGCCGTTATTTGGCTATTAGGACAAGTCAGCGTGGAGAGCTTCTCTGCCTCGATTCAATCGCCCAGTCATTTCTATATTACGCTGGGTGTACTAGCGGGTGCGGTGCCGGTGGCGTTGCTTTTGTTTTGGTTGTTGCGTCAAGGATCACCCACGCAGTTAGGGTGGGCTGGTTCGATGGTTCTGCTTTCGGCTAGCGCGGTCGGGCATCTTCTTATGCGTACGATCGGTCAGGCTGATAACTTCGCGGATGTGTTGGTTTGGTGCTATTCACCGATCCTTTTTTGTGGCTTGGTTGGCGTGTTTATCGGCAAAAAAGCACTGCGCTGGTAA
- a CDS encoding sigma-70 family RNA polymerase sigma factor, translating into MSDSQEKQCQEWMAAAQTGDKATYAKLLGTVETLATRYLATRLAVRDDANDLVQEILMSIHKARPTYDAAKPFYPWMYAIFRYRLQDYLRRYYRLKARETGESLYPVEGVHALNPEEVTSDKELSEKLLSCLKPKQRRIVELLYLEGNSAQEVSDEMKISVPDVRTSAHRAMKELRKKAEMVG; encoded by the coding sequence ATGTCCGATAGCCAAGAAAAACAGTGCCAAGAGTGGATGGCCGCAGCACAAACGGGCGATAAAGCCACGTATGCGAAGCTGTTAGGCACGGTTGAGACCTTGGCAACGCGTTATCTGGCAACACGTTTGGCTGTGCGTGATGATGCCAATGATCTCGTGCAAGAAATTCTGATGTCGATTCATAAAGCGCGCCCCACTTACGATGCGGCTAAGCCTTTCTATCCATGGATGTATGCGATCTTCCGTTATCGTTTGCAAGATTACCTGCGTCGTTATTATCGCCTGAAAGCGCGCGAAACGGGTGAATCTTTGTACCCGGTGGAAGGTGTCCATGCGCTTAATCCTGAAGAGGTTACGAGCGATAAAGAATTAAGTGAAAAATTATTGTCATGTTTGAAGCCTAAGCAACGAAGGATAGTAGAACTGCTCTATCTAGAGGGGAATTCCGCGCAAGAAGTGTCGGATGAAATGAAAATCTCAGTGCCGGATGTTCGCACCTCTGCGCATAGAGCGATGAAAGAATTACGTAAGAAAGCGGAAATGGTCGGATGA
- a CDS encoding DoxX family protein encodes MSALIALYHKIITMLAPLHDVVILLTRIWIAKIFFMSGLSKIDNWESTLSLFEYEYAVPVLPVVFAAASATFFELVVPPLLVLGVFTRIAALPLLAMTAVIEFTYNSYPEHAYWALLLGVLITYGAGKFSVDHYAKNHFAKPV; translated from the coding sequence ATGTCCGCTTTGATCGCTTTATATCATAAAATCATCACAATGCTAGCACCCCTGCATGACGTCGTCATATTGCTGACTCGCATCTGGATCGCGAAGATTTTCTTTATGTCTGGGCTATCCAAAATTGATAATTGGGAAAGTACGCTCAGCTTATTTGAGTATGAATATGCCGTGCCCGTACTGCCAGTTGTCTTTGCAGCGGCTTCCGCCACTTTCTTTGAGCTTGTGGTACCGCCTTTATTAGTACTTGGAGTCTTCACTCGTATCGCAGCCTTGCCATTGCTCGCCATGACGGCGGTGATTGAATTTACCTATAATTCTTATCCTGAGCATGCTTATTGGGCTTTATTGCTGGGTGTCCTGATCACTTACGGAGCCGGTAAATTCTCGGTCGATCATTATGCGAAAAATCATTTTGCGAAACCTGTATGA
- a CDS encoding response regulator, with translation MLTRPMTIKPKILIIDDSISECLILRKYLSPTAVPIYEIQTANDFSEARKILATTHFDCILLDYLIGAETGLDFIRKINPKLDADSAVIMITGYANPELKEQALEAGFNAFISKDDMTQEHLNQCVQSLIKVTQERPDDE, from the coding sequence GTGCTGACTCGCCCTATGACGATCAAACCTAAAATTCTGATTATTGACGACTCAATCAGCGAATGCTTAATTCTGAGAAAATATTTATCGCCAACTGCCGTTCCTATTTATGAGATTCAAACTGCCAATGACTTTTCTGAAGCACGCAAGATTCTCGCAACGACACACTTCGACTGCATCCTACTCGATTATCTGATCGGCGCGGAGACGGGCCTAGATTTCATACGCAAGATTAACCCTAAACTAGACGCTGATAGCGCTGTTATTATGATAACCGGTTACGCGAATCCCGAACTAAAAGAACAAGCTCTTGAAGCCGGGTTCAATGCGTTTATTAGCAAAGATGACATGACACAAGAGCATCTGAATCAATGCGTTCAAAGCCTGATCAAAGTTACACAGGAGAGGCCTGATGACGAATAG
- a CDS encoding HAMP domain-containing sensor histidine kinase, whose amino-acid sequence MTNRDITSCAQYQALEQDFANFVYSVSHDFNAPLRHVREFHKLLLQKREADASSDESLYIDMINQSLDHMQAMLDCLLEISHLSNNSQETVQTLDSKAVIKEAMHSFQDTLAEHKIQITYGENLPTICGQKDVLVRLFSEIIGNAIMFRSPNTVLQLDIAGNEQSGTSQLTFTDNGIGIAESFRTDAFTVFRKLHPEEHHEGMGCGLALCQATIRHLGGKIWFETAPDKGTRFHVTLPTC is encoded by the coding sequence ATGACGAATAGAGACATTACCTCTTGCGCACAATACCAAGCACTCGAACAAGATTTCGCTAACTTTGTGTACTCTGTTTCGCATGATTTCAATGCGCCGTTACGCCATGTGCGCGAGTTCCATAAGCTACTCTTGCAAAAACGTGAGGCCGACGCCTCAAGCGATGAAAGCCTCTATATTGACATGATCAATCAATCGCTCGATCATATGCAGGCGATGCTTGACTGCTTGCTCGAAATTTCACACCTATCCAACAACAGCCAAGAAACGGTGCAGACACTTGATAGCAAAGCAGTTATCAAAGAAGCGATGCACTCGTTCCAAGACACCCTTGCTGAGCATAAAATACAAATCACTTACGGTGAGAACTTACCTACTATCTGCGGTCAAAAAGATGTTCTAGTACGGCTATTTTCTGAAATTATTGGTAACGCCATTATGTTCAGAAGCCCCAACACTGTGCTGCAATTAGACATAGCAGGCAATGAGCAGAGCGGCACCAGCCAGCTTACCTTTACCGATAACGGTATCGGTATCGCCGAGAGTTTCCGGACAGATGCCTTTACCGTTTTCCGCAAATTACATCCTGAAGAACATCACGAAGGCATGGGATGCGGGCTTGCATTATGCCAAGCTACCATACGCCATCTCGGTGGGAAAATCTGGTTTGAAACGGCACCTGACAAAGGCACCCGTTTCCACGTTACCCTGCCTACATGTTAG
- a CDS encoding response regulator: MSNLEFNKYIGARIRKKRKQMGISLQQLADLLKLSCQQVQKYESGASKVSAERLALISHIFSEPIEYFYSDIDFNAITIGDGAKPTVINGTRQKKLQLMLVEDSPADAILFRETAEQLDMIDDIIIEHHANKVIPFLLNHHQNPNYQLPDILFLDLSLTSGNGFDLLKKIKDDHSLRHLVVVVISGSINWDDMMRSYRMGAASYILKSGKEGSLKELLTNVLNYWSNTAILPNM; this comes from the coding sequence ATGAGTAATTTAGAGTTTAATAAATATATTGGCGCGCGCATTCGAAAGAAGCGCAAGCAAATGGGAATCAGTCTGCAACAGCTCGCCGATTTACTAAAACTGTCTTGCCAGCAAGTGCAGAAATATGAATCAGGGGCGAGTAAAGTCTCGGCGGAGCGCCTAGCGCTGATTTCGCATATTTTCAGCGAGCCGATCGAATATTTCTACAGTGATATTGATTTTAACGCGATCACGATTGGCGATGGTGCAAAACCAACGGTCATCAACGGTACGCGCCAGAAGAAACTCCAATTAATGCTAGTCGAAGACAGCCCGGCGGACGCGATTCTGTTCCGTGAGACGGCTGAGCAGCTAGACATGATCGATGACATCATTATTGAGCATCATGCCAATAAGGTGATTCCATTTTTACTGAACCATCATCAAAATCCGAACTATCAGCTTCCCGATATTTTGTTTTTGGATCTAAGTCTGACATCGGGCAATGGTTTCGACCTGCTAAAGAAAATTAAAGACGATCACAGTCTGCGACATTTGGTTGTGGTTGTGATTTCAGGTAGTATCAATTGGGATGATATGATGCGCAGTTACCGTATGGGCGCGGCGAGTTATATCCTTAAATCCGGTAAAGAAGGTAGCTTGAAAGAACTTCTTACGAATGTTTTAAATTATTGGAGTAATACGGCGATTCTGCCTAACATGTAG